A portion of the Desmodus rotundus isolate HL8 chromosome 8, HLdesRot8A.1, whole genome shotgun sequence genome contains these proteins:
- the LY6L gene encoding lymphocyte antigen 6L, producing MGPSGDAHHAARSPPAPPPPLQALQTVPALGGDVFQKEDTEKPGAVAYLGPPDCFPLHLRWTSLFQPSAGPSGRDPIWSLCPCGENEARPREALSAMEGPLIVLWALLVGWDAGLLWRGPGAAPHGFAGGSTQSGTNLTCYQCFKVAREELCTPTLCSLTDRVCVSHAVAFFLHSGVKVSLSKRCAPQCPNTNRVYEWPSESQVFGRIARQCCNHSLCNKAPNPGRPWALRGALLLPLGFTLPGALL from the exons ATGGGGCCGAGTGGAGATGCTCACCATGCAGCCCGGagccctcccgccccacccccacccctacaggCCCTTCAAACAGTGCCAGCCCTGGGGGGAGATGTTTTCCAGAAGGAAGACACGGAGAAACCTGGGGCAGTGGCTTATTTGGG ACCACCGGACTGCTTCCCGCTGCACCTGCGGTGGACCTCTCTGTTTCAGCCATCCGCGGGCCCCAGCGGCAGGGACCCAATCTGGTCCCTGTGTCCCTGTGGAGAGAACGAGGCCCGGCCTCGGGAAG ccctgagcGCCATGGAGGGGCCACTTATAGTGCTGTGGGCTCTGCTGGTGGGCTGGGATGCAGGCCTGCTCTGGCGCGGCCCCGGGGCTGCCCCGCACGGCTTTGCGGGAGGCAGCACACAGTCAG GTACGAACCTGACCTGCTACCAGTGCTTCAAAGTCGCCAGGGAGGAGCTGTGCACGCCCACCTTGTGCTCCCTCACGGACCGCGTCTGCGTCTCTCATGCTGTGGCCTTCTTTCTAC ACTCAGGGGTGAAGGTCTCTCTCAGCAAGCGCTGCGCCCCCCAGTGCCCCAACACAAACAGGGTGTACGAGTGGCCCTCAGAGTCCCAGGTGTTCGGCAGGATCGCCCGGCAGTGCTGCAACCACAGCCTCTGCAACAAGGCCCCCAACCCGGGGCGGCCCTGGGCCCTGCGGGGGGCGCTGCTGCTCCCACTGGGCTTCACCCTCCCCGGGGCCCTGCTGTGA
- the LOC112315547 gene encoding lymphocyte antigen 6H isoform X1 has translation MEWRPPPFVAQCPGTMRGLRLVLLSVLLCSDHALSLQCYLCGGTQTATQCLVMTCGQGHNVCYKGDLISTWQDGKKIKMKLGGCAPSCEEVSKETGTKASPGPGLGPMDNILEGLGPLAPKFEVQGVSCCEKDLCNGVSRAGRSLWALAGGLLLSLGPALLWALV, from the exons ATGGAGTGGAG GCCCCCTCCCTTCGTGGCACAGTGTCCAGGAACCATGAGAGGCCTCCGTCTGGTCCTGCTGTCGGTCCTGCTGTGCTCCGACCACG ccctgagccTGCAGTGCTACCtctgtggcgggacccagacgGCCACACAGTGCCTGGTCATGACCTGCGGGCAGGGGCACAACGTCTGCTACAAGGGCGACCTAATCAGCACCTGGCAGGACG GGAAGAAGATCAAGATGAAGCTAGGGGGTTGTGCCCCTTCCTGTGAGGAAGTTTCCAAAGAGACGGGGACAAAAGCTAGCCCAGGCCCGGGGCTGGGTCCAATGGACAATATATTGGAGGGGCTGGGTCCGCTGGCCCCCAAGTTTGAAGTGCAGGGTGTGTCCTGCTGTGAAAAGGACCTCTGTAACGGGGTGTCCCGGGCAGGGCGCAGCCTCTGGGCCCTCGCTGGGGGGCTCCTGCtcagcctgggcccagccctccTCTGGGCCCTGGTGTGA
- the LY6E gene encoding lymphocyte antigen 6E, giving the protein MKVFLPVLLAALLGTEPAHPLMCFSCTDQKSNFYCLKPTICSNSDNYCVTISAAAGIGNMVDLGHSLNKGCSPVCPAPPNINLGVASMGTYCCQSSLCNISAADGGLRASAAVLSAGLLLSLLAALLRLGP; this is encoded by the exons ATGAAAGTCTTCCTGCCAGTGCTGCTGGCGGCCCTTCTGGGGACGGAGCCAG CCCACCCCCTCATGTGCTTCTCCTGCACGGACCAGAAAAGCAACTTCTACTGCCTGAAGCCCACCATCTGCTCGAACTCTGACAACTACTGTGTGACCATATCTGCCGCTGCGGGCATCG GGAACATGGTGGACCTTGGCCACAGCCTGAACAAGGGCTGCTCCCCggtctgccccgccccccccaacatCAACCTTGGGGTGGCGTCCATGGGCACCTACTGCTGCCAGAGCTCCCTGTGCAACATCAGTGCGGCTGATGGCGGGCTGCGGGCCAGTGCCGCCGTGCTCAGCGCCGGGCTCCTGCTCAGCCTGCTGGCGGCTCTACTGCGGCTCGGACCCTGA
- the LOC112315547 gene encoding lymphocyte antigen 6H isoform X2: protein MRGLRLVLLSVLLCSDHALSLQCYLCGGTQTATQCLVMTCGQGHNVCYKGDLISTWQDGKKIKMKLGGCAPSCEEVSKETGTKASPGPGLGPMDNILEGLGPLAPKFEVQGVSCCEKDLCNGVSRAGRSLWALAGGLLLSLGPALLWALV, encoded by the exons ATGAGAGGCCTCCGTCTGGTCCTGCTGTCGGTCCTGCTGTGCTCCGACCACG ccctgagccTGCAGTGCTACCtctgtggcgggacccagacgGCCACACAGTGCCTGGTCATGACCTGCGGGCAGGGGCACAACGTCTGCTACAAGGGCGACCTAATCAGCACCTGGCAGGACG GGAAGAAGATCAAGATGAAGCTAGGGGGTTGTGCCCCTTCCTGTGAGGAAGTTTCCAAAGAGACGGGGACAAAAGCTAGCCCAGGCCCGGGGCTGGGTCCAATGGACAATATATTGGAGGGGCTGGGTCCGCTGGCCCCCAAGTTTGAAGTGCAGGGTGTGTCCTGCTGTGAAAAGGACCTCTGTAACGGGGTGTCCCGGGCAGGGCGCAGCCTCTGGGCCCTCGCTGGGGGGCTCCTGCtcagcctgggcccagccctccTCTGGGCCCTGGTGTGA